The genomic interval GCGGCTAACGGTTCGGCCTACATGTGTCGGGGAGCGACCCGCACACCGGCCGTCGGTACTCGCGTCCGCGTCGCTTCGGGGGACGCGTTCTCGCGTCGTGAGAGCGCTATCGTCCCCTTAATAGTCGGGACCACACAGTGTCACGGTGTGCGTGAGGAGTCGTCGCTGGCGGAGGTCCTCGACCTGCTCAGCGACGAGTACGCGCGTGCCATCCTCACCGAGACGAGCGTAGAACCAATGTCCGCGAAGACACTCAGCGAGCGGTGTGACGCCTCTCTCCCCACCGTCTACCGTCGTATCGACCAGCTCACCGACTGCGGTTTGCTCGAAGAACGGACGCGACCCCGACAGGACGGCAACCACCACCGCGTCTACTCGGCCCGACTCCAGCGGTTCGCCGTCGAACTCGACGACGGTGAGTTCACCGCCGACCTCGAACGACGCGACGACGGCCGGGAGGAAGACGTCGCAGACCGCTTCACGCGGATGTGGGAGGACCTCTGATGGTGGACGTCGACCTCGTCTGGCTGGCGACCGTCGTGATGGCGGCCGGGTCGACGGTGCTCGGCCTGTTCGTCGGGTGGCAGGCGTACCGCGGGTTCCGCCGGAACGCCAGTCGGTCGATGCAGTACCTCTCGGTCGGCCTCATTCTGCTGACCGCGGTGTCGTTCACCGCCGCGTTCGCCTACACGGCGCTGTTGCGCACGGGCACCCTCGACGGGAGCTACCGCGGCCCGTTCACGCTCGTCGTCAGGACGCTGCAGTTCGTCGGCCTCGCGTTCATCGCGTACTCGCTGTACGCCCGACCGTGACGGTGCGCGTCCGTGGACCTCCGGTCCGCTGACGTCGCTGACCGGCTACCTGATT from Halomarina salina carries:
- a CDS encoding helix-turn-helix domain-containing protein; this translates as MREESSLAEVLDLLSDEYARAILTETSVEPMSAKTLSERCDASLPTVYRRIDQLTDCGLLEERTRPRQDGNHHRVYSARLQRFAVELDDGEFTADLERRDDGREEDVADRFTRMWEDL
- a CDS encoding DUF7521 family protein, which encodes MVDVDLVWLATVVMAAGSTVLGLFVGWQAYRGFRRNASRSMQYLSVGLILLTAVSFTAAFAYTALLRTGTLDGSYRGPFTLVVRTLQFVGLAFIAYSLYARP